One genomic segment of Anticarsia gemmatalis isolate Benzon Research Colony breed Stoneville strain chromosome Z, ilAntGemm2 primary, whole genome shotgun sequence includes these proteins:
- the Pfdn1 gene encoding prefoldin subunit 1, with protein MPKPLDLELRKAFMELQVKMVETSEKIQSIDLEVDMTRRAMQHVDVTRRELLLLPADTKTYEAIGRTFLLTDLEQIKESLSYRESNLTERISELTKNKAYLEKSLKESEDNIREMVQQKKEESEGKTDG; from the coding sequence ATGCCTAAACCACTGGATTTAGAATTGCGGAAAGCATTTATGGAATTGCAAGTCAAAATGGTTGAGACCAGTGAAAAAATTCAGAGTATTGATCTGGAAGTAGATATGACGAGGCGGGCTATGCAACATGTTGATGTCACCCGACGGGAGCTTCTTCTATTACCAGCTGACACAAAAACTTACGAAGCCATTGGCAGAACGTTCCTCTTAACGGATTTGGAGCAGATAAAAGAGAGTCTCTCGTATCGAGAAAGTAATCTTACGGAACGCATTTCGGAACTGACAAAAAATAAGGCTTATTTAGAGAAGAGTCTTAAGGAGAGTGAAGACAACATCAGAGAGATGGTGCAACAGAAGAAAGAAGAATCTGAAGGCAAAACTGATGGTTAA
- the RalGPS gene encoding ral GEF with PH domain and SH3 binding motif isoform X1, with protein MPRDILSDSLAVLRIVEHEDEENWPLENKPPCKPSNKKASNIPLNSQKTFTKDDCACYYNYGHGETGNGRQHDPVYQYKTSSLPPASSINQSWDDIVCSALRITPEDIANQLTLLDLPCFKSIKPEELTTCGWNKLNKLTVAPNVVAFTKRFNRVSFWTVQEILNGQSPKARAEILAHFIKVGKKLHELNNLHSLFAVISALHSASIYRLTKTWACLSKKDKQQFDKLAELFGEKDNWTALREYLKCIPLPCIPYLGIFLTDLVYIDIAHPAGSPHRIAKMAVVLKALEKYQTSEYDIAPLPHVADYLNSVRYIEELQKFLVEDHYKLSLKLEPPSPVGSCTGSKESVKEVITQIASNTSSISPSHKLGSGSLRLQGTCHQGKFIPTHRKCRSLGSKFRSASLPRNFHKVNFGMGIFGKSHNDDKVEDKTPAGSVNLLDDTLLESPSSVSGSKMSRSLPHSDLSKTEVIHCDFQGFVRRKTILKDGRKISLSSWQRYWLQISGNILVFYASKSFKGTSRSDFRDERCKMLSLEGWFAKIVDGDSADAFQLMNHHTGTLYKFKTVSETAAKMWVKVIEEVTNKIVKPLPANLMSFE; from the exons ATGCCGCGGGATATTTTGAGTGATAGTTTAGCTGTCTTGAGGATAGTTGAG CATGAAGATGAAGAGAACTGGCCACTTGAGAACAAACCTCCATGCAAACCAAGCAATAAAAAAGCATCTAACATTCCTTTGAACAGTCAAAAGACCTTTACTAAAGATGACTGTGCATGTTACTATAATTACGG GCATGGAGAAACTGGGAATGGCAGACAGCATGATCCTGTGTACCAATACAAAACAAGCAGCCTGCCTCCAGCATCCTCAATCAACCAATCATGGGATGATATAGTTTGCTCAGCACTCCGCATCACTCCTGAAGACATTGCCAATCAACTCACTCTTCTTGATTTACCTTGTTTCAAATCAATCAAGCCTGAGGAATTGACTACATGTGGATGGAACAAACTGAATAAATTGACAGTAGCGCCTAATGTTGTGGCGTTCACTAAAAGATTTAACAGA gtCAGTTTTTGGACAGTGCAGGAGATATTGAACGGACAGTCACCAAAAGCGCGGGCGGAAATATTGGCGCATTTCATTAAAGTGGGCAAAAAATTGCATGAACTCAACAATCTGCATTCACTTTTTGCTGTTATCTCGGCATTGCACAGTGCGAGTATCTAtag GCTGACCAAAACATGGGCATGCTTATCTAAAAAGGACAAACAACAGTTTGATAAGCTTGCGGAACTGTTTGGAGAGAAGGATAACTGGACTGCACTGAgggaatatttaaaatgtattcctTTGCCATGCATACCTTATCTTG GTATTTTCTTGACGGACCTGGTGTACATAGACATAGCACACCCCGCGGGCTCTCCCCACCGTATCGCGAAGATGGCCGTGGTCCTGAAAGCGCTGGAGAAGTACCAAACGTCTGAATACGACATCGCTCCGCTGCCCCACGTGGCCGACTATCTGAACAGTGTGCGGTACATCGAGGAGCTGCAGAAGTTTCTCGTAGAAGATCATTATAA GCTGTCATTAAAACTGGAACCTCCATCGCCAGTTGGAAGTTGCACAGGATCCAAAGAGTCAGTTAAGGAAGTGATAACTCAGATTGCATCTAACACGTCGAGTATCTCGCCGTCCCACAAGCTGGGCTCCGGCTCGCTTCGTCTGCAGGGAACATGCCATCAAGGCAAGTTCATACCCACTCACCGAAAATGCCGCTCGCTCGGATCCAA GTTTCGTAGTGCGAGCTTGCCAAGAAATTTTCACAAGGTCAATTTTGGTATGGG TATATTCGGCAAAAGTCATAATGATGACAAAGTGGAGGACAAGACGCCCGCTGGGTCGGTTAATCTGCTCGACGACACGTTGCTGGAGTCGCCCAGCTCAGTATCCGGGAGCAAAATGTCACGGTCCCTGCCCCACAG TGACCTCTCTAAAACAGAAGTTATTCACTGCGATTTCCAAGGATTTGTGCGAAGAAAAACGATACTAAAAGATGGAAGAAAAATATCACTCTCGTCATGGCAGCGCTATTGGTTGCAGATTTCTGGAAATATTCTCGTATTTTACGCTTCGAAATCCTTCAAAGG GACAAGCCGGAGTGATTTCCGTGATGAGCGTTGCAAGATGCTGTCTCTGGAGGGATGGTTCGCGAAGATAGTGGACGGCGACAGCGCGGACGCGTTCCAGCTCATGAACCATCACACCGGGACCCTATACAAGTTCAA GACCGTATCGGAGACAGCGGCGAAGATGTGGGTAAAGGTGATAGAAGAAGTCACGAATAAGATAGTGAAGCCTCTGCCGGCTAATCTCATGTCGTTCGAGTGA
- the RalGPS gene encoding ral GEF with PH domain and SH3 binding motif isoform X2: MPRDILSDSLAVLRIVEHEDEENWPLENKPPCKPSNKKASNIPLNSQKTFTKDDCACYYNYGHGETGNGRQHDPVYQYKTSSLPPASSINQSWDDIVCSALRITPEDIANQLTLLDLPCFKSIKPEELTTCGWNKLNKLTVAPNVVAFTKRFNRVSFWTVQEILNGQSPKARAEILAHFIKVGKKLHELNNLHSLFAVISALHSASIYRLTKTWACLSKKDKQQFDKLAELFGEKDNWTALREYLKCIPLPCIPYLGIFLTDLVYIDIAHPAGSPHRIAKMAVVLKALEKYQTSEYDIAPLPHVADYLNSVRYIEELQKFLVEDHYKLSLKLEPPSPVGSCTGSKESVKEVITQIASNTSSISPSHKLGSGSLRLQGTCHQGKFIPTHRKCRSLGSNIFGKSHNDDKVEDKTPAGSVNLLDDTLLESPSSVSGSKMSRSLPHSDLSKTEVIHCDFQGFVRRKTILKDGRKISLSSWQRYWLQISGNILVFYASKSFKGTSRSDFRDERCKMLSLEGWFAKIVDGDSADAFQLMNHHTGTLYKFKTVSETAAKMWVKVIEEVTNKIVKPLPANLMSFE, from the exons ATGCCGCGGGATATTTTGAGTGATAGTTTAGCTGTCTTGAGGATAGTTGAG CATGAAGATGAAGAGAACTGGCCACTTGAGAACAAACCTCCATGCAAACCAAGCAATAAAAAAGCATCTAACATTCCTTTGAACAGTCAAAAGACCTTTACTAAAGATGACTGTGCATGTTACTATAATTACGG GCATGGAGAAACTGGGAATGGCAGACAGCATGATCCTGTGTACCAATACAAAACAAGCAGCCTGCCTCCAGCATCCTCAATCAACCAATCATGGGATGATATAGTTTGCTCAGCACTCCGCATCACTCCTGAAGACATTGCCAATCAACTCACTCTTCTTGATTTACCTTGTTTCAAATCAATCAAGCCTGAGGAATTGACTACATGTGGATGGAACAAACTGAATAAATTGACAGTAGCGCCTAATGTTGTGGCGTTCACTAAAAGATTTAACAGA gtCAGTTTTTGGACAGTGCAGGAGATATTGAACGGACAGTCACCAAAAGCGCGGGCGGAAATATTGGCGCATTTCATTAAAGTGGGCAAAAAATTGCATGAACTCAACAATCTGCATTCACTTTTTGCTGTTATCTCGGCATTGCACAGTGCGAGTATCTAtag GCTGACCAAAACATGGGCATGCTTATCTAAAAAGGACAAACAACAGTTTGATAAGCTTGCGGAACTGTTTGGAGAGAAGGATAACTGGACTGCACTGAgggaatatttaaaatgtattcctTTGCCATGCATACCTTATCTTG GTATTTTCTTGACGGACCTGGTGTACATAGACATAGCACACCCCGCGGGCTCTCCCCACCGTATCGCGAAGATGGCCGTGGTCCTGAAAGCGCTGGAGAAGTACCAAACGTCTGAATACGACATCGCTCCGCTGCCCCACGTGGCCGACTATCTGAACAGTGTGCGGTACATCGAGGAGCTGCAGAAGTTTCTCGTAGAAGATCATTATAA GCTGTCATTAAAACTGGAACCTCCATCGCCAGTTGGAAGTTGCACAGGATCCAAAGAGTCAGTTAAGGAAGTGATAACTCAGATTGCATCTAACACGTCGAGTATCTCGCCGTCCCACAAGCTGGGCTCCGGCTCGCTTCGTCTGCAGGGAACATGCCATCAAGGCAAGTTCATACCCACTCACCGAAAATGCCGCTCGCTCGGATCCAA TATATTCGGCAAAAGTCATAATGATGACAAAGTGGAGGACAAGACGCCCGCTGGGTCGGTTAATCTGCTCGACGACACGTTGCTGGAGTCGCCCAGCTCAGTATCCGGGAGCAAAATGTCACGGTCCCTGCCCCACAG TGACCTCTCTAAAACAGAAGTTATTCACTGCGATTTCCAAGGATTTGTGCGAAGAAAAACGATACTAAAAGATGGAAGAAAAATATCACTCTCGTCATGGCAGCGCTATTGGTTGCAGATTTCTGGAAATATTCTCGTATTTTACGCTTCGAAATCCTTCAAAGG GACAAGCCGGAGTGATTTCCGTGATGAGCGTTGCAAGATGCTGTCTCTGGAGGGATGGTTCGCGAAGATAGTGGACGGCGACAGCGCGGACGCGTTCCAGCTCATGAACCATCACACCGGGACCCTATACAAGTTCAA GACCGTATCGGAGACAGCGGCGAAGATGTGGGTAAAGGTGATAGAAGAAGTCACGAATAAGATAGTGAAGCCTCTGCCGGCTAATCTCATGTCGTTCGAGTGA
- the DopEcR gene encoding G-protein coupled receptor DopEcR isoform X2 — MPAKMMSARGGAASAGEVSVTDSPLANFESLTQAAVIAVMGVAIVVSNLLIIAAFLNFKGLSNEVINYYLLSLAVADLLCGLFVVPLSVYPAITGRWMFGDLMCRLAGYVEVTLWSVSVYTFMWISVDRYLAVRKPLRYETVQTRTRSQCWMVFTWISAAMLCCPPLLGYKKDANFDKETFICMLDWGTTYAYTATLGILVLGPSVISIVYNYFYIFSMKRKLNSGAPIHDKEYATALAENLANPSHWMSFILVTAFWLSWAPYMCVKLYEFFTDQEIKVPMLHFGVVWLGILNSFWKIVILISFSPQFRLALRILCLTACCRTKGRLQAELIGMDNDD; from the exons ATGCCAGCTAAAATGATGAGTGCTCGCGGCGGAGCGGCCAGCGCAGGGGAGGTGAGCGTGACGGACAGCCCGCTCGCCAACTTCGAGTCGCTCACGCAAGCAGCCGTCATCGCAGTCATGGGAGTCGCCATCGTCGTCTCCAATCTACTTATCATTGCGGCTTTCCTCAATTTCAAAG GGCTATCGAACGAAGTGATCAACTACTACCTCCTGTCCCTGGCCGTGGCGGACCTATTATGTGGATTATTCGTGGTACCACTGTCTGTGTACCCGGCGATCACTGGCCGATGGATGTTCGGAGACCTAATGTGCCGACTGGCAGGATATGTCGAAGTGACTCTATGGTCCGTCTCAGTCTACACATTCATGTGGATATCGGTTGACCGTTATCTTGCCGTCAGAAAGCCTCTCCGATATGAGACG GTACAAACGCGCACCAGAAGTCAATGTTGGATGGTTTTTACTTGGATATCTGCCGCTATGCTATGTTGTCCTCCTCTACTCGGATATAAAAAGGATGCCAACTTTGACAAGGAGACGTTCATCTGTATGCTCGACTGGGGAACTACTTACGCGTACACGGCGACCCTCGGCATCCTCGTGCTCGGACCTAGCGTTATATCCATCGTGTACAACTACTTCTACATCTTCTCGATGAAGCGTAAGTTGAACAGCGGCGCGCCCATACACGACAAGGAGTACGCGACGGCGCTCGCGGAGAACCTCGCCAACCCGAGCCACTGGATGAGCTTCATCCTCGTCACTGCGTTCTGGCTCAGTTGGGCTCCTTACATGTGCGTCAAACTCTACGAATTCTTCACCGATCAGGAAATAAAGGTTCCTATGCTCCACTTCGGTGTGGTATGGCTAGGCATCTTAAATTCTTTTTGGAAGATTGTTATCTTGATATCGTTCAGTCCGCAATTCCGGCTCGCGCTTAGAATTCTGTGTTTGACCGCCTGTTGCCGTACCAAAGGGCGTTTGCAAGCCGAGCTCATTGGTATGGACAACGATGACTGA
- the DopEcR gene encoding G-protein coupled receptor DopEcR isoform X1, producing the protein MPAKMMSARGGAASAGEVSVTDSPLANFESLTQAAVIAVMGVAIVVSNLLIIAAFLNFKGLSNEVINYYLLSLAVADLLCGLFVVPLSVYPAITGRWMFGDLMCRLAGYVEVTLWSVSVYTFMWISVDRYLAVRKPLRYETVSATVQTRTRSQCWMVFTWISAAMLCCPPLLGYKKDANFDKETFICMLDWGTTYAYTATLGILVLGPSVISIVYNYFYIFSMKRKLNSGAPIHDKEYATALAENLANPSHWMSFILVTAFWLSWAPYMCVKLYEFFTDQEIKVPMLHFGVVWLGILNSFWKIVILISFSPQFRLALRILCLTACCRTKGRLQAELIGMDNDD; encoded by the exons ATGCCAGCTAAAATGATGAGTGCTCGCGGCGGAGCGGCCAGCGCAGGGGAGGTGAGCGTGACGGACAGCCCGCTCGCCAACTTCGAGTCGCTCACGCAAGCAGCCGTCATCGCAGTCATGGGAGTCGCCATCGTCGTCTCCAATCTACTTATCATTGCGGCTTTCCTCAATTTCAAAG GGCTATCGAACGAAGTGATCAACTACTACCTCCTGTCCCTGGCCGTGGCGGACCTATTATGTGGATTATTCGTGGTACCACTGTCTGTGTACCCGGCGATCACTGGCCGATGGATGTTCGGAGACCTAATGTGCCGACTGGCAGGATATGTCGAAGTGACTCTATGGTCCGTCTCAGTCTACACATTCATGTGGATATCGGTTGACCGTTATCTTGCCGTCAGAAAGCCTCTCCGATATGAGACGGTTAGTGCGACG GTACAAACGCGCACCAGAAGTCAATGTTGGATGGTTTTTACTTGGATATCTGCCGCTATGCTATGTTGTCCTCCTCTACTCGGATATAAAAAGGATGCCAACTTTGACAAGGAGACGTTCATCTGTATGCTCGACTGGGGAACTACTTACGCGTACACGGCGACCCTCGGCATCCTCGTGCTCGGACCTAGCGTTATATCCATCGTGTACAACTACTTCTACATCTTCTCGATGAAGCGTAAGTTGAACAGCGGCGCGCCCATACACGACAAGGAGTACGCGACGGCGCTCGCGGAGAACCTCGCCAACCCGAGCCACTGGATGAGCTTCATCCTCGTCACTGCGTTCTGGCTCAGTTGGGCTCCTTACATGTGCGTCAAACTCTACGAATTCTTCACCGATCAGGAAATAAAGGTTCCTATGCTCCACTTCGGTGTGGTATGGCTAGGCATCTTAAATTCTTTTTGGAAGATTGTTATCTTGATATCGTTCAGTCCGCAATTCCGGCTCGCGCTTAGAATTCTGTGTTTGACCGCCTGTTGCCGTACCAAAGGGCGTTTGCAAGCCGAGCTCATTGGTATGGACAACGATGACTGA